The proteins below are encoded in one region of Sedimentibacter sp. zth1:
- a CDS encoding CarD family transcriptional regulator, whose amino-acid sequence MYNLGDKVVYPMHGAGKIESVEEKEILGEIRKYYILKMPIGEIKLMIPVDNVNRMGLRNIIDKDKVKEVLSVFEQEAEENTANWNKRYRENMEKMRTGDIFQLAHVVRDLAFRDKEKGLSTGEKKMLVNAKQMLISEIALSTDEDGIVVSEHLDDVIEKII is encoded by the coding sequence ATGTATAATTTAGGTGATAAGGTAGTTTACCCAATGCATGGGGCGGGTAAGATTGAATCAGTCGAAGAAAAAGAAATTCTTGGTGAAATCAGAAAATATTATATACTTAAGATGCCAATAGGAGAAATTAAACTTATGATACCTGTTGATAATGTTAATAGAATGGGTTTGAGAAATATTATTGATAAAGATAAGGTAAAAGAGGTTTTATCAGTTTTTGAGCAGGAAGCAGAAGAAAATACTGCTAATTGGAATAAAAGGTATAGAGAAAATATGGAAAAAATGAGGACTGGTGATATTTTTCAATTAGCACATGTCGTAAGAGATTTAGCCTTTAGGGATAAAGAGAAAGGATTGTCTACTGGTGAAAAGAAAATGCTTGTAAACGCAAAGCAAATGCTTATAAGCGAGATAGCGTTATCAACAGATGAAGATGGAATTGTTGTTTCAGAGCACTTAGATGATGTGATTGAAAAAATAATTTAG
- a CDS encoding MazG nucleotide pyrophosphohydrolase domain-containing protein, with protein sequence MSSECSNFQECVSNVQFRNKSILDISSKLSEQTALLNRALVKSATYCGCISINAQKQIIDNNKSIDENRKCLKSHIEGRLCEKCKEKIEEEMGDVLYYLVSLCDALDLELDEVMKQKQKYIKTLGIYSLL encoded by the coding sequence ATGTCAAGTGAATGTTCAAATTTTCAGGAATGTGTATCTAATGTTCAATTTAGGAATAAAAGTATTCTAGATATTTCATCTAAATTAAGTGAGCAAACAGCCTTACTAAATAGAGCACTAGTAAAATCAGCTACTTATTGTGGTTGTATTAGCATTAATGCACAAAAACAAATAATTGATAACAATAAATCAATTGATGAAAATAGAAAATGTCTAAAAAGTCATATAGAAGGACGTCTATGCGAAAAATGCAAAGAAAAAATTGAAGAAGAAATGGGTGATGTACTTTATTATTTAGTTTCATTATGCGATGCACTTGATTTAGAATTAGATGAAGTTATGAAGCAAAAACAAAAATATATTAAAACTTTAGGAATTTACAGTTTACTATAA
- the radA gene encoding DNA repair protein RadA, producing MAKVKSKFVCQNCGYESPKWMGKCSSCGEWNSFVEELDIKAKDVKNQRGLSNKGKVERIDSIATIIQSRVKTGIKELDRVLGGGIVKSSLILVGGDPGIGKSTLLLQVANNASLQDLKVLYVSGEESAEQIKLRADRLGVSSGELYILSETNVEVIKNFIDREEPDILILDSVQTIYSPEIVSAPGSVSQVREITSIFMRITKSKQMATFIVGHVTKQGDIAGPRVLEHMVDTVLYFEGERHFSYRILRAVKNRFGSTNEIGIFEMRDKGLVEVDNPSEIFIDGRPKDAYGTVVTAALEGTRPMLLEIQSLVSYSPVGFSKRITTGIDNNRAAILIAVLEKKIGLTLQNCDIFINVTGGLQLKEPASDLAVVCAIASSFKEKPINCQTIIMGEIGLTGEIRGINSITNRLIEAQKMGFTKAIIPEANFKAAKEVKEIKLFSANNINQVIEELF from the coding sequence ATGGCTAAGGTTAAAAGTAAATTTGTATGCCAAAACTGTGGATATGAAAGCCCAAAGTGGATGGGGAAATGCTCATCATGTGGTGAGTGGAATTCATTTGTTGAAGAGCTTGATATTAAAGCAAAAGACGTGAAAAATCAAAGAGGATTGAGTAACAAAGGAAAAGTTGAAAGAATTGATAGCATAGCTACTATTATTCAATCAAGAGTTAAAACAGGCATCAAAGAATTAGATAGGGTTTTAGGAGGAGGGATTGTTAAAAGTTCATTGATACTGGTTGGCGGTGACCCTGGAATAGGCAAATCTACTCTTCTATTACAGGTTGCTAACAATGCGTCGTTACAAGACTTAAAAGTATTATATGTGTCTGGAGAAGAATCAGCAGAACAGATAAAGTTAAGAGCTGATAGGCTAGGTGTATCAAGTGGAGAATTATACATTTTATCAGAAACAAATGTAGAGGTAATCAAGAATTTCATTGATAGAGAAGAGCCTGATATTTTAATTCTTGATTCAGTACAAACTATATATAGTCCAGAAATTGTTTCAGCCCCGGGAAGCGTAAGTCAAGTAAGAGAGATAACATCAATTTTTATGAGAATTACAAAATCAAAACAAATGGCTACATTCATAGTGGGACATGTTACAAAGCAAGGTGATATTGCTGGGCCTAGAGTTCTTGAGCATATGGTTGATACAGTGCTTTACTTTGAAGGAGAAAGACATTTTTCTTATAGAATACTAAGAGCAGTTAAAAATAGATTTGGTTCTACAAATGAAATCGGTATATTTGAGATGAGAGATAAAGGACTTGTAGAGGTAGACAATCCATCTGAAATATTTATAGATGGTAGACCTAAGGATGCGTATGGTACCGTGGTAACGGCAGCACTTGAGGGAACAAGACCAATGTTACTTGAGATACAATCACTTGTAAGTTATTCTCCAGTAGGATTTTCAAAAAGAATAACTACTGGAATTGATAATAATAGAGCAGCAATTTTAATAGCTGTTTTAGAGAAAAAAATAGGATTAACTTTGCAAAATTGTGATATTTTTATTAATGTAACTGGTGGTCTTCAATTAAAAGAACCTGCTAGTGACTTAGCTGTGGTTTGTGCAATTGCATCAAGCTTTAAAGAAAAGCCAATTAATTGTCAAACTATCATAATGGGAGAGATAGGACTTACAGGTGAAATAAGAGGTATAAATTCGATAACTAATAGGCTAATTGAAGCACAAAAAATGGGATTTACAAAAGCAATAATTCCAGAAGCTAATTTCAAGGCAGCTAAAGAAGTAAAAGAAATCAAATTATTTAGTGCTAATAATATAAATCAAGTAATAGAGGAGCTATTTTGA
- a CDS encoding DUF2089 domain-containing protein encodes MKRDVIGKCPICNNELIVTELSCKSCKTKISGEFFLDKFCRLDKEKRYFAEIFIKNRGNIKEIEKELGISYPTVRKLLDEVIIALGYNTKSEPSDSEKNEVLEKLSKGEISSDEALKLISDL; translated from the coding sequence ATGAAAAGAGACGTAATTGGAAAATGCCCTATTTGTAACAATGAATTAATAGTTACAGAACTGTCATGTAAATCCTGCAAAACGAAAATAAGTGGCGAATTTTTCCTAGACAAATTTTGCAGACTAGATAAAGAAAAAAGGTATTTTGCAGAAATATTTATTAAAAACAGAGGTAATATTAAAGAAATTGAAAAAGAGTTAGGTATTTCTTATCCCACTGTCAGAAAATTATTAGATGAGGTAATTATTGCACTTGGATATAACACAAAATCAGAACCTAGTGATTCTGAAAAAAACGAGGTACTTGAAAAGCTTAGCAAAGGTGAAATTAGTTCAGACGAAGCATTAAAATTAATAAGTGATTTATAA
- a CDS encoding helix-turn-helix domain-containing protein: MNIGNKIKRLRTANFLTQEELADRCELTKGYISQLERDLTSPSIATLVDILECLGTDLANFFNEAAEDKIVFKEKDIFVKETDDNYIINWLIPNAQKNKMEPILVELDSYSKTKLETPHEGEEFGYVQAGTIILHYGHALFKVKKGESFYFKANKNHFIENTGKNTCKILWVSSPPNF; this comes from the coding sequence ATGAATATAGGAAATAAAATCAAAAGACTTAGAACTGCTAATTTTTTGACGCAAGAAGAACTTGCTGATAGGTGTGAATTAACAAAAGGATATATATCTCAATTAGAAAGAGATCTAACCTCGCCTTCTATAGCTACGTTAGTTGATATTCTAGAATGTTTGGGCACCGATTTAGCAAATTTTTTTAATGAAGCTGCTGAAGATAAAATCGTTTTTAAAGAAAAGGATATTTTTGTAAAAGAAACAGATGATAATTATATAATTAATTGGCTAATACCAAATGCACAAAAAAATAAAATGGAACCTATACTTGTTGAACTAGATAGCTATAGTAAAACTAAATTAGAAACGCCACATGAAGGTGAAGAATTTGGATATGTACAAGCTGGAACTATTATACTTCATTATGGACATGCACTTTTTAAAGTGAAAAAAGGAGAATCTTTTTATTTCAAAGCAAATAAAAATCATTTTATTGAAAATACTGGCAAAAACACATGCAAGATATTATGGGTAAGTTCACCCCCAAATTTCTAA
- the potA gene encoding spermidine/putrescine ABC transporter ATP-binding protein yields the protein MSKKIIELKNITKKFDGETILNSINLYVRENEFITFLGPSGCGKTTTLRIIGGFETPTEGNVYFDGHVINTLPPYKRQINTVFQKYALFPHMDVFENIAFGLRIKKINESIIKNKVERMLSLFNMKKYAKRTIDSLSGGQQQRIAIARALVNEPKVLLLDEPLGALDLKLRKEMQTELKNMQRQLGITFVYVTHDQEEALTMSDTIVVMNNGIIQQIGTPIDIYNEPGNAFVADFIGESNIIDGIMIDDYEVEFLGKRFKCVDTGFGRMEEVEVVIRPEDLVITEVSYGMLTGIVKSVTFKGVHYEMIIDISGFDFMVHSTIQSPINSTVGLSLTPDDIHIMVKGDR from the coding sequence ATGAGCAAAAAAATTATTGAACTTAAAAATATAACAAAGAAGTTTGATGGAGAAACTATATTAAACAGTATTAACCTTTATGTACGGGAGAATGAATTTATAACATTTCTCGGACCAAGTGGATGTGGAAAAACAACTACGCTTAGAATAATAGGTGGATTTGAAACTCCTACTGAAGGTAACGTTTATTTCGACGGACATGTAATCAATACACTACCTCCATATAAAAGACAAATAAATACTGTGTTCCAAAAATATGCGCTTTTCCCACATATGGATGTGTTTGAAAATATAGCTTTTGGTTTAAGAATTAAAAAAATAAACGAATCAATTATAAAAAACAAAGTAGAAAGAATGCTTTCACTATTTAATATGAAAAAGTATGCTAAAAGAACTATTGATTCATTGAGTGGTGGTCAACAGCAAAGAATTGCTATCGCTAGAGCTTTAGTTAATGAGCCTAAGGTTTTATTACTTGATGAACCATTGGGTGCTTTAGACTTAAAATTAAGAAAAGAAATGCAAACTGAACTAAAAAATATGCAACGCCAACTTGGCATAACATTTGTTTATGTTACTCATGATCAGGAAGAAGCATTAACAATGTCAGACACTATAGTTGTTATGAATAATGGTATTATTCAACAAATTGGCACTCCTATAGATATATATAATGAACCAGGAAATGCTTTTGTTGCTGATTTTATCGGAGAGAGCAATATAATAGATGGAATAATGATAGATGATTATGAAGTAGAATTTCTAGGTAAAAGATTCAAATGTGTTGATACTGGTTTTGGTAGAATGGAAGAGGTTGAAGTTGTTATTAGACCTGAAGATTTAGTTATAACTGAAGTATCTTACGGCATGTTAACCGGTATAGTTAAATCAGTTACATTTAAAGGTGTGCACTATGAAATGATAATTGATATTTCTGGATTTGATTTTATGGTTCATAGTACTATACAATCACCAATTAATTCAACTGTTGGATTATCTTTAACACCTGATGATATTCATATTATGGTAAAAGGAGATAGATAA
- a CDS encoding ABC transporter permease, with product MKNKSKYYAYPYIVWIIMFILLPVFLVFLYSFTKKNVGGTANISFTLENYKLFLNTMYIRILLKSLLLAAVSTILCLLIGYPAAYLISKAPISRKSTMLFLCVVPMWMNMLLRTYAWMTILGNNGIINHFLINIGLPKLSLLYNDFAVVLGMVYNFLPFMILPIYTVLSKLDNSLIQAAEDLGANSRTTFKKVIFPLSMPGVITGIVMVFMPAVSTFIIPRLLGGQKDFFIGSLIENLFSVGSNWNFGSAVSIIMMIIILISMSIMNKFDVDKEGGAGLW from the coding sequence ATGAAAAACAAATCTAAGTATTATGCATATCCATATATAGTTTGGATAATAATGTTTATTTTGTTGCCTGTTTTCCTAGTTTTTTTATATAGCTTTACAAAGAAAAATGTAGGAGGAACTGCTAATATTTCATTCACATTAGAAAACTATAAATTGTTTCTCAATACCATGTATATACGTATTTTGCTTAAATCATTATTACTAGCAGCCGTTTCAACTATACTATGTCTACTTATTGGTTACCCTGCTGCCTATCTAATTTCAAAGGCACCAATATCAAGAAAAAGCACAATGCTGTTTCTTTGTGTAGTTCCAATGTGGATGAACATGTTATTAAGAACATATGCTTGGATGACGATACTTGGTAATAACGGTATTATAAATCATTTTTTAATTAATATTGGTCTTCCAAAGTTAAGCTTATTATATAATGATTTTGCTGTTGTACTTGGTATGGTTTATAATTTTTTACCTTTTATGATTTTACCTATATATACTGTATTAAGCAAGCTAGACAATAGTTTAATACAAGCTGCTGAAGATTTAGGTGCTAATAGTAGAACTACTTTTAAAAAGGTTATATTTCCTCTAAGCATGCCTGGTGTTATAACAGGTATTGTTATGGTGTTTATGCCTGCTGTAAGCACATTTATAATTCCAAGGCTCTTAGGTGGTCAAAAAGATTTCTTTATCGGAAGTTTGATTGAAAATTTATTCTCTGTTGGCTCAAACTGGAACTTTGGTTCTGCAGTTTCTATAATAATGATGATAATTATATTAATTTCAATGTCTATAATGAATAAATTTGATGTGGATAAAGAAGGAGGTGCTGGATTATGGTAA
- a CDS encoding ABC transporter permease gives MVKKHLSRFYMALIYIFLYAPIIVLVINSFNGSKTQVNWGGFTLKWYFELFQDRNIKTALYYTVIVAVLSAIISTVLGTMAAIGIHSLKGKKKALIVNANYLPIVNPDIVTGVALMILYLSFNVHLGFKTMLLSHIAFGTPYVVLSVLPKLKQLNVHLSEAAMDLGATPFYALRKVIIPEIMPGIITGFLMALTLSIDDFVISFFTTGNGVTNLSIVIYSMARRGIKPTINALSTLMLVSVLTLMLIINSRKNSTKNKKIKRNGGNN, from the coding sequence ATGGTAAAAAAACATCTATCAAGGTTTTATATGGCACTAATTTATATATTTCTATATGCACCTATTATTGTATTGGTTATTAATTCGTTTAATGGCTCAAAAACACAGGTTAATTGGGGAGGTTTCACTTTAAAGTGGTATTTTGAACTTTTTCAAGATAGAAATATAAAAACAGCACTCTACTATACAGTTATAGTTGCAGTACTCTCTGCGATTATTTCTACTGTTTTAGGTACTATGGCAGCCATAGGTATTCACAGTCTTAAGGGTAAAAAGAAAGCATTGATTGTAAATGCTAACTATCTACCTATAGTTAATCCTGATATAGTTACTGGTGTTGCCTTAATGATTTTATATTTGTCATTCAATGTACATTTAGGATTTAAAACGATGTTGTTATCACATATAGCATTTGGCACACCATATGTTGTATTATCAGTTTTACCTAAATTAAAGCAGCTAAATGTTCATTTGTCAGAAGCTGCCATGGATTTAGGCGCTACACCATTTTACGCGCTTAGAAAGGTTATTATTCCCGAAATAATGCCTGGTATTATTACGGGATTTTTAATGGCACTAACATTATCTATCGATGATTTTGTTATCAGCTTCTTTACTACTGGAAATGGTGTTACTAATCTTTCAATAGTAATATATTCAATGGCTAGACGTGGAATAAAACCGACTATTAATGCTTTATCAACATTAATGCTAGTAAGTGTCTTAACATTAATGTTAATAATAAATAGTAGAAAAAATTCTACTAAAAATAAAAAAATTAAACGTAACGGAGGAAACAATTGA
- a CDS encoding PotD/PotF family extracellular solute-binding protein, with the protein MKKKICLILVLTLVLSVFVGCSNSDKPTLNVLNYGIYMDPSLVTQFEKENNVKIIYDEYAAPEDMYTRVKAGGTDYDVIITGEYMIERMVNEDMLAELDFNNIPNFKYVGEEYKNQPYDNENKYAVPYFWGTLGILYNKETVDVSSNSWNILWDEKYKDQIVMMDSQRDTFAVALKLLGYSLNTTDINKLDEAKRLLIDQKPLVMAYVVDRAGQMISSGEAELGLVWSGEATVAMLDDSERDLGFIIPKEGSNIWIDAMCIPKTSNQKELAEKFINFITSKDATLKDINEVMYSTVHTEAIKELPDELKNNNAYNVPSDEVKNLEMFRDLKDDIKLYNTRWTEVFGK; encoded by the coding sequence TTGAAAAAGAAAATTTGCTTAATTCTTGTATTAACATTGGTATTATCTGTGTTTGTAGGATGCTCAAATTCTGACAAACCAACTTTAAATGTTTTAAACTATGGAATCTATATGGATCCAAGCCTTGTAACGCAATTCGAAAAAGAAAATAATGTTAAAATTATATATGATGAATATGCTGCACCTGAGGACATGTATACAAGGGTTAAAGCCGGAGGAACAGATTATGATGTAATTATCACCGGCGAATACATGATTGAACGTATGGTAAACGAAGATATGCTTGCAGAACTTGATTTTAATAATATACCAAATTTCAAATATGTTGGAGAAGAATATAAAAACCAACCATATGATAACGAAAACAAATATGCTGTACCTTATTTTTGGGGAACATTAGGTATTCTTTACAATAAAGAAACAGTAGATGTTTCATCAAATAGTTGGAATATTTTATGGGATGAAAAATACAAGGACCAAATTGTTATGATGGACAGTCAAAGAGATACATTTGCAGTAGCTCTTAAGTTACTTGGATATTCATTGAATACTACTGATATAAATAAACTTGATGAAGCTAAGAGATTGCTTATAGATCAAAAACCTTTGGTTATGGCATATGTAGTTGATAGAGCTGGCCAAATGATTTCAAGTGGTGAAGCTGAGTTGGGTCTTGTATGGTCAGGCGAAGCAACAGTTGCAATGCTTGATGATAGTGAAAGAGATTTAGGATTTATAATACCCAAAGAGGGTAGTAATATTTGGATAGATGCAATGTGCATACCTAAAACTTCCAATCAAAAAGAATTAGCAGAAAAGTTTATTAACTTTATTACAAGTAAAGATGCTACTTTAAAGGATATAAATGAAGTAATGTACTCAACAGTTCATACTGAAGCAATAAAGGAATTACCAGATGAGTTAAAAAATAATAATGCCTATAATGTGCCTTCTGACGAAGTTAAAAATCTAGAAATGTTCAGAGACTTAAAAGATGACATAAAACTATACAATACAAGATGGACTGAGGTTTTTGGTAAATAA
- a CDS encoding diguanylate cyclase — protein sequence MHEWDNEKQKKFNSMFFTLKILALLFCTTPVFQYYFTENAFHIWSNFNILMPVVFLVVIIAVVILWFVVNIKFVNNKFCKYVEIVVYYLICLCALLYSGGYESYYKYMFLFMIVVYTMEYGFNLGSYVATISSITILAMDLIMYKSDGVNPYFQSDIALTAMFYLVAWVVGFYVKIEGEHISELKNRANIDFLTGLYNHCYFYETLENMFKNDPECEKAISVIMIDIDYFKSYNDLYGHQVGDDILKEIAYVIKSSSEQKDIICRYGGEEFTVIYPGINQKKAIEFANNIREKIYDHKFKGQELMPNHNLTISIGVSERKKSDDNVRNFIERADIALYRAKFFRKNRVELYTSVFEQFSDLDIDNDKGMTSVKALITIVNSRDHYTYSHTERVVIYCQIFADYLKLCNEEKKQLVYGAYLHDIGKINISKDILISNKKLTKEEWDEIKKHPIDSADIIGQMHQIDNNIVDIVRQHHERFDGSGYPYGLKGNNINELSRMLSISDSFDAMTANRPYQRKKNYEDAFEELRRCKGTQFDPDLVDKFIYAIDKLM from the coding sequence ATGCACGAATGGGACAATGAAAAGCAAAAAAAATTTAACAGTATGTTTTTCACCTTGAAAATTTTGGCATTGCTTTTTTGTACAACACCAGTTTTTCAATATTATTTTACTGAAAATGCATTTCACATTTGGTCAAATTTTAATATTCTAATGCCAGTAGTATTTTTGGTTGTTATAATTGCAGTTGTTATTTTGTGGTTTGTAGTCAATATTAAGTTTGTTAATAATAAATTTTGCAAATACGTTGAAATAGTAGTCTACTATTTAATATGTTTATGTGCACTGTTATATAGTGGAGGATATGAAAGTTATTATAAGTATATGTTCTTGTTTATGATAGTTGTATATACTATGGAGTATGGGTTTAATTTAGGCTCATATGTTGCGACAATATCCTCAATTACTATATTAGCGATGGATTTGATTATGTATAAAAGTGATGGTGTAAATCCTTATTTTCAGTCAGACATAGCATTGACTGCAATGTTCTATTTAGTAGCTTGGGTGGTTGGTTTCTATGTAAAAATTGAAGGTGAACATATATCTGAATTGAAAAACCGTGCCAATATAGATTTTTTAACAGGTTTATATAACCATTGTTATTTTTATGAAACTTTAGAAAATATGTTTAAAAATGACCCTGAATGTGAAAAAGCTATTTCAGTTATAATGATTGATATAGATTATTTTAAGTCTTACAACGATTTATATGGACATCAGGTTGGTGACGATATATTAAAGGAAATAGCCTATGTGATTAAAAGTAGTTCAGAACAAAAAGATATAATTTGCAGATATGGCGGAGAAGAATTTACAGTAATTTACCCTGGTATAAATCAGAAAAAGGCGATTGAATTTGCCAACAATATAAGGGAAAAAATATATGACCATAAATTTAAAGGTCAGGAGCTTATGCCTAATCATAATTTAACGATTTCTATTGGGGTTTCAGAAAGAAAAAAAAGTGATGATAATGTTAGAAACTTTATTGAACGTGCTGATATTGCATTGTACAGGGCAAAGTTTTTTCGTAAAAATAGAGTTGAGTTGTATACATCTGTATTTGAGCAGTTTTCTGACTTGGATATTGATAACGATAAGGGTATGACATCAGTAAAAGCACTAATTACTATTGTAAACTCAAGAGACCATTATACATATAGCCATACAGAGCGTGTAGTTATTTACTGCCAGATTTTTGCTGATTATTTAAAGCTATGTAATGAGGAAAAAAAGCAATTAGTCTATGGTGCGTATTTACACGATATAGGCAAGATAAATATTTCTAAAGATATATTGATTTCGAACAAGAAACTTACAAAAGAGGAATGGGATGAGATTAAAAAGCATCCAATTGACAGTGCAGATATTATTGGACAGATGCATCAAATTGATAACAATATTGTAGACATTGTTCGTCAGCATCATGAGAGATTTGATGGCTCTGGATATCCATATGGATTAAAGGGTAATAACATAAACGAACTATCTAGGATGTTGTCAATATCAGATAGTTTTGATGCAATGACTGCAAACAGACCATATCAACGCAAGAAAAACTACGAGGATGCTTTTGAGGAATTAAGGCGTTGCAAGGGTACACAGTTTGATCCTGATTTAGTAGATAAATTTATTTATGCTATAGACAAATTAATGTAA
- a CDS encoding cyclic lactone autoinducer peptide — protein sequence MKKKLLSIISILATLVATLVATSACFWWAYQPVEPKSLQDK from the coding sequence ATGAAAAAAAAATTATTATCTATCATTTCGATTCTAGCTACTTTAGTAGCAACTCTAGTTGCGACTTCTGCTTGCTTTTGGTGGGCTTACCAACCTGTAGAGCCAAAATCATTGCAGGATAAGTAA
- a CDS encoding accessory gene regulator ArgB-like protein — translation MSKKIARSIGKSIEADEEKISVISYGLVAIIQFMTIFILSCTIALVFGFFIEALIIFISVGLLRRVIGGAHSASLNSCVIISVVFIDLFSYISRFIIIPYVSMIYIYMGMMAIYIGSYILVYKFAPVDNPNKPIKNTEKIKRLRKKALIVLLLFTVITIFLALLQMIYGGYYISYAISLSLSVLWQVIMLTKIGHSFIKAIDKLLGVYQT, via the coding sequence TTGAGTAAAAAAATAGCTCGAAGCATTGGAAAATCAATAGAAGCAGATGAAGAAAAAATTAGTGTTATATCATATGGTCTTGTTGCAATAATTCAATTTATGACTATTTTTATACTATCATGTACAATAGCGCTAGTATTTGGTTTTTTTATTGAAGCATTAATTATTTTTATTTCTGTAGGATTATTAAGAAGAGTTATAGGAGGGGCTCATTCAGCTAGCCTTAACAGTTGTGTAATAATCAGTGTTGTTTTTATAGATTTATTTTCATATATATCAAGGTTTATTATAATACCTTATGTTAGCATGATATACATATATATGGGGATGATGGCTATTTATATAGGTTCTTACATATTAGTTTATAAATTTGCTCCGGTGGATAACCCTAATAAACCTATAAAAAATACAGAAAAAATTAAAAGACTAAGAAAGAAAGCACTTATAGTATTGCTTCTTTTTACAGTTATCACCATATTTCTAGCATTATTGCAGATGATTTACGGAGGGTATTATATAAGTTATGCTATAAGCCTTTCACTTTCTGTTTTGTGGCAGGTAATAATGCTTACTAAAATAGGTCATAGTTTTATTAAAGCTATTGATAAATTATTAGGAGTATATCAAACCTAA
- a CDS encoding DUF5317 family protein produces MLLFILVIPLLIARIKKYDCKNLIKAYDLYPLIMIELVHLFFQINALFGNYSFVRYAVYIQYAFNISLLVPIIYRKLYSPAICGSVFVIIGSILNRAVIACNNGKMPVYPTLSNITGFYKNGILSQGVDNLHILMSSSTSLNFFGDYIDLGFSIMSIGDILIHSFLGIIVFYTIKTLNLNKAKLN; encoded by the coding sequence ATGCTTTTGTTTATATTAGTTATACCATTATTAATTGCACGTATAAAAAAATATGATTGTAAAAATCTTATAAAGGCGTACGATTTATACCCTCTTATTATGATAGAATTGGTGCATTTATTTTTTCAAATTAATGCTTTGTTTGGAAATTATAGTTTTGTGAGGTACGCAGTATATATACAATATGCGTTTAATATTTCATTACTTGTACCTATTATATATAGAAAGCTTTACAGTCCGGCTATATGTGGTTCAGTCTTTGTAATTATCGGGAGTATATTAAATAGAGCTGTTATAGCATGTAATAATGGCAAAATGCCTGTTTATCCAACTTTATCAAATATAACGGGCTTTTATAAAAATGGTATTTTGTCGCAAGGTGTTGATAACTTACATATATTGATGAGTTCTTCAACATCTCTTAATTTTTTTGGTGACTATATTGATTTGGGTTTTAGTATTATGAGTATCGGAGATATTCTTATACACTCTTTTTTAGGAATAATAGTTTTTTATACAATAAAAACATTAAATTTAAACAAAGCAAAACTAAACTGA